The following proteins are encoded in a genomic region of Gossypium hirsutum isolate 1008001.06 chromosome D05, Gossypium_hirsutum_v2.1, whole genome shotgun sequence:
- the LOC107903594 gene encoding VQ motif-containing protein 4: MENSSSTTRSFQEHFNFPSSPLNSPHNNNNGAAQIHTPPLTPHPARSETNPYPTTFVQADTTTFKQVVQMLTGSSETAKQASPKAPSPPQQKQDPPPPLLSKSSFPIPPMKTNSPRKQSFKLYERRNSNLKNSLMMINTFVPSRSAEMLSPSLLDFPKLTLSPVTPLNEDPFNKSSPSLGNSSEEEKAIAEKGFYLHPSPMSTPRDTEPQLLPLFPLTSPRVSGSS, translated from the coding sequence ATGGAGAATTCAAGTTCAACAACAAGGTCATTTCAAGAACACTTCAACTTCCCATCATCTCCTTTAAACTCCCCACACAACAACAACAATGGGGCTGCCCAAATTCACACCCCACCGTTAACGCCACACCCGGCCAGATCTGAAACCAATCCTTACCCAACAACCTTTGTCCAAGCTGACACAACAACTTTCAAACAAGTTGTCCAAATGCTCACTGGTTCCTCAGAAACTGCTAAACAAGCTTCCCCAAAAGCCCCATCACCACCCCAGCAAAAACAGGATCCTCCACCACCATTGCTTTCAAAATCATCTTTCCCTATACCTCCCATGAAAACAAACTCTCCCAGAAAACAAAGTTTCAAACTTTATGAGAGGAGAAACAGTAACCTCAAGAACAGCCTCATGATGATCAACACCTTTGTGCCTTCTAGGAGTGCAGAGATGCTGTCCCCAAGCTTGCTTGACTTCCCAAAGCTAACACTTAGCCCGGTTACACCATTAAATGAAGACCCTTTCAACAAGTCTTCACCTTCTTTAGGGAATTCATCAGAAGAAGAGAAAGCTATAGCTGAGAAAGGCTTTTATTTGCACCCATCACCTATGTCTACTCCTAGAGACACCGAGCCTCAGCTTTTGCCATTGTTTCCACTCACATCACCAAGAGTTTCAGGTTCTTCTTAA
- the LOC107903595 gene encoding pentatricopeptide repeat-containing protein At1g63330: MGKLPPFILRSVVNAGSHLSNLHSFSSSSNTIATHIDCLSKKPMSMPVRGKGKRDHHFDNVDHALILFNKMIEKYPKPSIVEFTKLFATIVRMKHYAIVVSKYRQIELLGVSHDVYSMSILINCFCQLGRIDFGFFVLGKMLKLGVEPDVVIFSTFINGLCNQSKISEAVCMFDEMTEKGYQPTSIVYSTMLKGLCKTGNTGRAVRFLRLMESRGYEPDNVAYSTVIDCLCKNGLLQEALNLLSEMKVKGIRPDIITYTCLIHGMCNLGQQEEATRLLNEMVDNNISLDIVTYTLLIDALCKEGTISKAVEIVDTMRKQGIEPDVVTYSTLVDAHCKVGMVSKAEGIVDEMIKRGIEPNVVTYNTLVNGHCLQNEMDKARRVFNLMIEKGCAPNIVTYNTMINGYCKGKRLNKAMELFHEISRKGPIPDTVTYNTLMQSMFQLGKISTACELFRKMIASGQVPDMATCLILLDGLCKTVHIEEALKLFQAIQNSGLELDIVPYTILFDGFCKAGHIEVAKELFHQLSDNGLKPDVYSYCIMINGLCKEGLPDEAYRLFGSMGDNDCLPDSCCYNVMIRGFLCNSYTSKATQLLTEMVAKGFCADIFTATLFMDLIIYSNKSFLL; encoded by the coding sequence atgggtaagcttcctccttttattctTCGTTCGGTTGTTAATGCTGGAAGCCATCTTTCTAATTTgcactctttttcttcttcttctaacaCCATTGCTACCCACATCGATTGCCTAAGTAAGAAACCCATGTCCATGCCTGTTAGAGGAAAGGGAAAAAGAGACCACCACTTCGATAATGTTgatcatgctttgattttgttcaATAAGATGATTGAAAAGTACCCAAAGCCTTCAATTGTggaattcactaaattatttgcaACCATTGTTAGAATGAAACATTATGCCATTGTTGTTTCTAAGTATAGACAGATCGAATTATTGGGAGTTTCCCATGATGTTTATTCTATGAGCATCTTGATTAATTGCTTTTGTCAATTAGGTCGaattgattttgggttttttgtTTTGGGGAAAATGCTGAAGTTAGGTGTTGAGCCTGATGTTGtaattttttcaacttttattaatGGGCTTTGTAATCAAAGTAAGATTTCTGAGGCCGTTTGTATGTTCGATGAAATGACTGAAAAGGGGTATCAACCTACTTCGATTGTTTACAGTACAATGCTTAAGGGGTTGTGTAAAACCGGTAATACTGGTAGAGCTGTTAGGTTTCTAAGGCTGATGGAAAGCAGAGGTTATGAACCCGATAATGTAGCATATAGCACTGTCATTGACTGCCTTTGTAAGAACGGTTTGTTACAGGAGGCTCTCAATCTCTTATCTGAAATGAAGGTTAAGGGCATTAGACCAGATATCATTACTTACACTTGCTTAATTCATGGTATGTGTAATTTGGGCCAGCAGGAGGAGGCAACAAGGCTTTTGAATGAAATGGTTGATAACAATATTTCACTTGATATTGTCACATATACGTTATTGATTGATGCTCTTTGCAAGGAAGGAACGATTTCTAAAGCTGTAGAGATCGTTGACACGATGAGAAAGCAAGGCATTGAGCCTGATGTTGTCACGTATAGTACATTGGTTGATGCGCATTGCAAGGTAGGGATGGTCTCTAAAgctgagggtattgttgacgaaATGATAAAGCGAGGCATTGAGCCTAATGTTGTCACGTATAATACATTAGTTAATGGCCATTGCTTGCAGAATGAAATGGATAAAGCTAGAAGAGTTTTCAACTTGATGATTGAGAAGGGTTGTGCACCTAATATAGTTACGTACAACACCATGATCAATGGATATTGCAAAGGTAAAAGGTTAAACAAAGCAATGGAACTCTTTCATGAAATATCTCGAAAGGGACCAATCCCGGATACTGTCACATACAACACTCTTATGCAGAGTATGTTTCAGTTAGGGAAAATTTCAACTGCATGTGAACTTTTTAGAAAGATGATTGCTTCTGGACAAGTTCCAGATATGGCGACCTGTTTGATTTTGCTGGATGGTTTATGCAAAACAGTTCATATCGAAGAGGCATTGAAACTTTTTCAAGCAATACAAAACAGTGGGTTGGAGCTTGATATTGTCCCGTATACTATCCTATTTGATGGGTTTTGTAAAGCTGGGCATATCGAAGTTGCCAAGGAATTATTTCATCAACTCTCAGACAATGGTTTAAAACCGGATGTTTACTCATATtgtataatgattaatggactgtGTAAAGAGGGATTGCCAGATGAAGCATACAGGTTGTTTGGGAGCATGGGAGATAATGACTGTTTGCCTGATAGCTGCTGTTATAATGTAATGATTCGGGGGTTCCTTTGCAACAGCTATACCTCAAAGGCAACACAACTTCTTACGGAAATGGTTGCTAAGGGCTTTTGTGCAGATATATTCACTGCCACCTTATTTATGGATCTTATCATATACTCTAATAAATCATTCTTGCTCTGA